The segment TGAGACCGGCAAGTTCCCAATTGTTGCAGCCCAGATAGTTCCACTCGGAGACAACAAACAGCCAGATGTTATAATCGTCAGCGGTGAGACCCCAATCGGTGGTTATGAACCAATGTGGGCCAGCGAGTACTATGGAGTTAAACTCGACGGACCAACTGTCATTGCAAACATTCTCCAGTGGAGCCTCGAGATGACCAAGGGACTTCCGACTACAAGCACTTCGACTTCGACAACTTCCTCCAGCGGAAAGAGCGGAATCTGTGGTCCAGCATTCATAGTTGGTCTAGCAGTACTCCCACTCCTCCTCAGAAAGAGGAGGTAATCTCGCTCCCTCCTTTATTTATATCTTTGAACCAACACTCTTTTTAAACGAAGCTTGAAAAAAAGGTGGGGATCGCCATGAGGCGGATGCTCGGTGTGCTCTTAATACTTGTTTTGGGACTCAGCGTAGTGGCCAGCGGTTGTATCAGTGGAAGTAGCAGTGGAACAAGCACAGGAACAACTCAGGGCATCACTCTGGTTATAGTTACAAGACACGATGCCACAATTCAGTACAAAACAAAGGAACTGTTTCTAAAGAGCGAGATCGCCAAGGAGTACCACATAACCAACCTTAAGTTCATTGGCGTTCCGGAGTCACTCTGGCCGGAGTACATCAAGAAGGGTGCCGACGTTGGCTGGGGTGGAGGTCCAACTCTTTTCGATGACATGTATAAGATGGGATACCTCGCTCCAATAACAGACAAGAAAATCCTAGACCTTATAGGAACTCAGATTCCCAAGGAACTCGCTGGAATGCCGATGATTAGGGAGGAAAATGGTAAGGTCTACTGGATTGCGGCGGCTCTTTCGTCCTTCGGTTTCACAGTTAACAAGCAGGTTCTCGAAAAGCAGAAGCTTCCGTTTCCGCACAAGTGGGAGGACATAGCTACAGCAGACTGGGCTCGCGACCCGCCGATGTACGGCATAGCCGACCCAACGAGGAGCACTTCCAACACCAGGATTTACCAGATTATCCTCCAGGCCTTCGGCTGGGACAAGGGATGGAGAATTCTGACCCTTATAGCGGCCAACTCCAAGGTTTACGAGGCGAGTGATGCCGTTAGAGACGCCGTTATAAACGGTGAGATAGCGGCTGGAAACACCATAGACTTCTACGGTTACACCGCAATGAAGCAGAACCCCAACTGTGTCTACGTCATACCAAAGGGGGAGAGTATTATTAACGGTGACCCAATAGCGCTCCTCAAGTACAGCAAGCACCCCGAGGCCGCTCAGGCCTTCATCTACTGGGTCCTCACCCAGGGACAGGCCGTTTGGATGAGCCCCGACATTAACAGGCTTCCGATTAACCCGACGATTTTCAACCAGACCATCACCCAGGAGGAGGCCAAGGTTCTCTTCAACGGAAAATACGCAGGGGAGACCTTTGCACAGGCCCGCCCGACTCTGCTTAAGGCATACAAGCTCTCCATATCAAGCAAGGGAATACCCTTCAATGATACTGAGGCTCTTAAGACTGTCAACTCCCTGCAGTACTACTTCAAGGCCACTCTTATTGATGTCAATGGTCCTCTGCACCAGGCATGGATGGAAATCGTTAACGCATACAAGAGCGGTAAAATAACCAAGGAGCAGTTCGAAAAGCTCAAAGACGAACTTACAGCACCTATAGAGTTCAAAGATCCAGAAACAGGTAAGATGGTCACCTTTACAGAAGAGTATGCAGCGAAGATAAACGATAGAATAGCCACCGATGCAGGCTTCCAGAGTCAGCTGATGCAAGAGTGGAGAAACGCGGCACAGGCAAAGTACAACAAGGTCATGGAAGACCTGAAGAAGATGGAAGGTAGCTGAACTATTTTCTTTTATTTTGACAGAATGACGTTAAGAAAGGCCTTTTTTCTTTTCAAACTTTCCAAACTCTTTTCAGAAACCTTTAAAATTAGGGCGTGAATCCTATGGTAGTTGAGAGTGTTTAAAAACTGCAGGGAGGTAACGCTAATGAGAGTCAGTAAATGGAGTGAAAGACTCTTTGGAACTCCCATACCTGACCCAGTTGTTATAGTGTCATTTCTGTTTCCGTTGCTATACCTGGTGGCGTTCCTCGTGATTCCCGTTATAGTAATGCTTGGGACGGCATTCAAGTATAATGGACATATATCGCTATACTGGTTCAAGAGCATTTTCACCTCAAGTTACTACTTCAATCCCCTTCATCCAACAGGATACATAGTTACAACCAGACCTTACGGAAACCAAGAGGTGTATTACTTCTTTGGTAAGGACTTTGGAGTTGTTCTTAATTCGATAATAGTCTCAGTAAGCGTGATGATCCTGACCACAATACTTGGAACATCTTTCGCATTCATAATGGCCCGCTATGATTTCCCGGGTAAGAATATTATGCGTATTCTTCTTTTCATCCCTCTCCTCGTTACCCCCTTCGTCAACGTCGTCGTTGTTAAGAAGATGTTCCTCCCAGATGGTATTATCAACTGGATTTTCTATCAGCACCTCCACCTATTCCCAAAACCCATATGGATTGACGGTCTCGTGGGTGTTATTATTGCCCAGACAATAACATACTATCCAATAGTATACCTCAACGCCTACGCGAGTTTCATTAACATAGACCCCAGCTTGGAAGAACAGGCGGAGAACCTCGGAAGCAGGGGCTTCCACTTATTCAGAACGGTTACATTCCCACTGGCTCTGCCCGGTATAATGGCCGGAGCCATTCTCGTGGGAATATTCAGTCTTGAGGACCTTGCCGCCCCGATAGTTTTCCAGGGTAGTAACATAGCCAAGAAACTTATGTCGTATCAGATTTATAGCTCCTTTGTTTCAGGTTTTGCCGTTGGTAACCCTCAGATGGCGGCTTTGGCGCTGATAATGCTCACCATAGCCCTTATAATGTTCTTGGCTGTTAGGTGGTACGTCGGGCTCAAGCAGTATGCCATGCTCAGCAAGGGTGGAAGATGGAAGCCAAGGGTTGCCAAGCCCAAGTGGTGGCAGGCCCTTATCATAGCCTTTGTGGCAGTTCCCCTCCTCTTGATAACCATCTTTCCTCAGATCGGTGTTGTTCTGCTGGCCTTCTCAAAGACTTGGTATGGCACTTGGCCAAGTGGTTTTACCCTTGAAAACATGAAGGCGATAATAACACAGCCAGATATAGAGCGCGTGATACTGAACAGCCTGCTATACTCAACAGTTGCTATATTCATAATAATCCTCCTTTCACTAACGGCATCTTATGCCTCAGGAAGGTTCAAGAAAGCCAAGCTCGCCCCAATACTCGACAGCCTTGCAACCATACCAATAGCGGTCCCGGGAATAGTCATTGCGATGAGCTATTTCTTCTTCTTCTCAACGGTTCCACCCTTCAAAGGAACGATCTTTGACCCCACGAACTTGCTTTACTTCTTCCCGGGAGCGGCGCTTATCCTAGCGTACTCCATCAGACGTTTGCCCTTTGCGGCACGTTCTATCTCAGCCGGACTACAGCAGGTCCACGTTTCGCTTGAAGAGGCAGCAATGAACCTTGGAGCGGGCAGATGGAAGGCCCTAACGAGCATACTCCTGCCATTAATCTCATTGAACCTTCTCGGCGGAGCAATGCTGAGCTTTGTCTACTGTATGAGCGAGACCAGCGTTGGTATCACCCTCGGTTCCATAAACTCCACGTGGTATCCTATAACGGCTAAAATGAGAGAGCTCATTATGAGCGCCGTTGGAAGTGCAAATCTTGCGGCGGCCCTCGGTGTGTTCCTCATGCTCGTGCAGATAACGGCCATAGTTATAGCCAACATAATAACCAAACAGAGGTACTCCTTCATTGGTCTTACATGAGGTGGTGATTGAAATGGTTGATGTCAGACTGGAAAACATCGTGAAGACCTTTGACGGAACGACCGCCCTTAAGGGCATAAGCCTTCACATAAAGCACAAGGAGCTCTTCACCCTGCTTGGTCCTAGCGGGTGTGGAAAGTCAACGACCCTGAGGATAATAGCGGGTCTCGATTACCCGGACAGCGGACACATCTACTTCGGCGACGAGGAAGTTACCTATCTCCCCTCCTACCAGCGCGGTGCCGTTTTAGTTTTCCAGAACTACGCCCTCTGGCCCCACATGACCGTTTTCGACAACGTCGCTTACGGACTGAAGCTCAAGAAACTTCCAAAGGAGGAGATCAAAAGAAAAGTTGAGTGGGCCCTCGAACTCGTCAAGCTGAAGGGTTTTGAGAACCGCTATCCAACCCAGCTCTCAGGTGGACAGCAACAGCGTGTGGCAATAGCCAGGGCCCTCGTCGTTGAACCAAAGGTTCTCCTCCTCGACGAACCGCTCAGCAACCTCGACGCCAAGCTCAGACTTGAGATGCGTTCGGAAATCAGGAGAATTCAGCGTGAGCTCGGGATAACCGTCATCTACGTTACCCACGACCAGGAGGAGGCCATGGCGATAAGCGACAGGATAGCGGTGATGAACGTCGGAACCGTTGAACAGGTCGGAACTCCAAAGGACATTTATGAACGGCCCAGGACGGAATTCGTCGCGAGCTTCATGGGTAAGACCAACGTTATCCCGGCCAAAGTCGTCGAGAGGAACGGCGACCGCGTTACAGTTGAATTTGAAAGCTTCCGGCTCGATGGGCTTCACTACACCGAAAAGAGCGATAACGTTGTACTCGTCATAAGGCCGGAGCGCATAAAGTTCAGGCCCGGCGAGAACACCATCTCGCTCGAGGGAACCGTTGACCTCATCGAGTACTACGGGTTCTTTACCGAGGTCGTGGGCATCTTTGGGGAGACAAGAATTATAGCGAGAGCCATAAGCGACAAGGAAATAGCAAACCTGAAACCAACCCAGCCAGTTACCTTCTACATTGATAGAGATGATATAATCGTCCTGCCCAAACAGAACCTTTAATTTCTTTCTTTTCACTCCGGTGATTGTTATGTTAGAAGTTTTTAGAGAAAAAAAGGTATATGAGGTTCTTCTTGTGACAATGTCCAACGTCACCCCCATTGGTGTTGTTAGGAGCGGTGAAAAGCTGAGATTTAAGCTCTTCCCAGGAAAAAGCTTCCGTGAGGTTCTTGAAACAGGCAAAGCCTCAATCCAGCTCACCAATGACCCCGAACTGCTCGTTAGGACGGCTCTAAACCTGCCGGTCGAAGTTGAGTTCGAAGAACAAAAGGGCTACCGGTGGATAAGAGGTCTTCCCGGGGTTTATGGGAATGTTACGTCAAAGGTCGAGCATTGGAAGGATAACCTCGGGGAGACGGAAGTTTTAGTCTGTGAGCTGATTCCCAAAGGCGAAATCAGAGCTGAATTGCCCACTAAACCCTTCAGCAGAGCCGACTGTTTGTTTGTCGAAATGGCTATTCTCTTTACTAGATACCTCGTAAAATCAAGTGAAGAATTAAGAGAAAAAATTATCGACCTATATTCTACTTATAAACATCTTGGGGGAGACTCCCCAACTGCGGACTACATTTTTTCAGTCTTGACAAAGAAGGCTCAAAAATAGACATCGATGACATTGTTCTTAAACAGGTTTTGAATGGGAAAGGTTTTAAGAGCATGTTCTCTCCTCTAAACGGTGATACCATGGCCAGACGGCTGTTGGCTCTGTTGATAGCTTTTGCAACTGCTGTTTCTTTACTTGGAGTGCACCCAGTGACAGCTCAGGGTTTCTCAACAACCTATAGCGACTACATATACCTTCCCGCCCCAGTAGTTCCAGCCTTTGCAATTCCTGGAGGAACGTTCAACTTGTATCCCAAGGAAGGCGTTCAAATTGAATCCGTAACCGCAGTTTCAGTCCTCCATGGCCCCTATGATCTTCAGATTGTCTCCAAGAACGACAAGTCAGTTACTCTCAAAACACCAGAAAACATGGCTCCCGATGACTACTTCCTTCTGATAAAAACCAACAACGGAACTCTCGTTCTCCCGAACGGTCTCAAAGTTTTCAAGGAGTGGCCAACGACCCTCAAGATAGCTTGGGTCAGTGACACACACGTTACGACAGGTGCGAAGGTGGGTTTTGTCTGCAAGCAGTACTTCCAGAGTAGCGTGTATAAACTCGAGGAACTCTGTTCAGATCCCATTCCACTTCACAGCGTTGTTGCAACCTACAGCGCCTACCAGTACTGGGCAATGAACGGAGCAACGCTTCTCATAAACACTGGTGATGAAGTTGATACCAGCGGTGATGTCACAGGATATCAAATAATGTTTAACATAACCAAGCTCGCATCAGCCTCCGGTCTTCCCGTTGTGGGAATCAAGGGCAATCACGACGACCCGCCGACTGTTTACACCCAAATCCTCGGTCCAAGGTACTTCTACGTTACCATCGGTAAGTTCATTATAATCGGCCTCGACACCGGTGGTGACCGCGGTTACCCGACTATGGACGAGATTGAGTGGATGGAAAAGGTTCTTGACGAGCACAAAGGATACATCCCAATAATCCTCTACCACCACCCGTACTTCTTCAACCCACGCTGGAACTACCTCGGTGGTGTCATAAAAGGACTTGACCCGAGCACAGACTGGGACAAGCTCAAAGAATACGTCGGCAGGTACTGGGGAGGTGATCCAGAGGTTGCAAAGCGCTTCCTTGAGGACGTCGTCAAGTACAACATACCACTTACTCTAAGCGGTCACATCCACCACGACATGTACTGGCTTTACATAGACAAGGAAGGCCACAAGCACTACTTCCTTACACTCACATCAACAGGTGCCCCTGACAAGGAACCCAATCCTCCCGCCCACAAAGGATACAGCCCAACTTGGTATGGAAGCAATCTCGTTGAAATAAGTGTGAACGGAACCGTCAAAATGCCCTTTGTTAATGTGAAAATCGAAGACGATAAAGTTAGAAGTGACTTCATGAGTGTTCCCGTTCCCCAGGAATTTATGATATTCAGACACGAGACGAGCTTTGGAACGGCTCTTAAGTTCATCAACGAGCTTAACAACAGCGTTTCTGGACCGATAGTTGTTCCGGTCCCAGCCAACGCAAAGGTTGATCCAAGCGTTACCAACGTTACCTACAAGGTGATAGCCTCCAGGGAGATAGCCGGCAAGTACTACATGCTCCTCAACGTTACAGTTCCTAAGGGAGTTTCCCAGCTTGTCATCGACACCGGCAAAGACACGGAGAAACCGGTGGTTCAGATTGCCTACCTTCAGCCAAGCCACCCAAGGCCCGACTCCCAGTTCACAGTTTACTTCACGGCCCAGGACAACCTTGGTATAAGGGATCTTTACGCCGTTCTCTATGACTCCAATGGTAACCCAGTAAAATACGGTAAGGTTGACAAATTCCCGGCAGAACCATCAAGCGGAAAACCTGGAGACACGTTCTACATTGTCGAGCTCCCTGGACTCAAGGCAGGCAAGTACAAGCTTGAAATAGTTGCTGAGGACTTCTACGGAAACAAGGCTGTGGTTACAAAAGAGCTCAACATAGCAGCTGCCAAGCCACCCGCAACTTCGAGCACTCCGACTTCGACAACTTCCTCCAGCGGAAAGAGCGGAATCTGTGGTCCAGCATTCATAGTTGGTCTAGCAGTACTCCCACTCCTCCTCAGAAAGAGGAGGTGACCTCTTTCTCTTCTTTTCTACCGCAACTTTTATAAAACCGTCCCGAAACCCTATGAGCGAGGGCCCGTAGCCTAGCAGGATAGGGCGCCGGCCTTCTAAGCCGGAGGTCGCGGGTTCGAATCCCGCCGGGCCCGCCAGAACTCTTTTGGTGATGAGAATGGAGCTCAGAGAATTCCAGGAGATGATTAAGGAAATCTACTTCCACAAGGACTCCAAGCGCGGTGTGGAAAGGACATTCCTCTGGTTCGTCGAAGAGATCGGAGAGTTGAGCGAGGCCATAAGGAAGCGCGATAGAGAAGCCATGGAGGAGGAGTTCGCCGACGTTCTGGCGTGGCTCGCGAGTTTGGCCAATTTACTGGACGTTGACCTGGAGCAAGCGGCCAAGAGGAAGTACCCCGGCGTCTGTCCCTACTGCGGGAAGAAGCCCTGTGAGTGCGAGGAGAAGTTTTGAGTTTGCTATTGTTGTTTGTAGTGATTTATAGTTCTGGCATGTTTAATGTCCCTTTCGACATTCATCTAAACGAAAAGACTTTTATACTCCCCGGTGAACTATTCTATGCAGTAATCCGGGGTGATGTGCATGGAGCTTTTGGAGTTTGCAGTGGAGAAGGCCCTCGAGCTTGGAGCTAACTACGCCGAGGCGCGCTTCGAGGAAAAAACCGGAACCCATCTGGCCATAAAGAACGGTTCTCCGGAGGGAATAAGCATCAACGCCGACAGGGGCATGGGGATAAGGGTTCTCGTCAACGGAGGAATGGGCTTCGCGAGTACGAACGTCCTCACGAAGGAGAGCATATCCGAGGCGGTGAAGAAAGCTGTAAAGCTCGCGAAGGCGGCCTCTCAGGTTAGGAACGAACCCATACGCTTTTCCGAGGAAAACTTCCACCGCGTTTCCTACAAGGTCAAGATGAAGAAGGACATCCGGGACGTTTCCCCGGAGGAAAAGCTCGAACTCCTAAGGAAAATCGAGGAAGAGGTCAAGGCAACGGGCGTAAACGTGCCAATGCGCTATCTGATGTACTCCGACGAGCTGTGGAAGAAGGAGATAGTGACGAGCGAAGGTGCCTACGTGAAGAGCAAAATCCCGAGGGTCTCGGTGGTTTACAACCTCGTGGTTTTCGAGAACGGCCAGATGGAGCAGGCCCCATTTGTCCAGAGGGCATTTTCCGGTGGCTTTGAGCTACTTGAAAGGGACGAACCCTGGAACTGGGCGGTAAAGGACGTTAAGGCCTTGAGGAAGCTCATTGCTGAGGGCAGGAAGCCCCCGGAAGGAAAGGTCGACCTCGTCATAAGCCCTGAAGTAGCGGGAATAGCGGTCCATGAGAGCGTTGGTCACCCCTACGAGGCCGACAGGATTTTTGGAAGGGAAGCCGCTCAGGCGGGAGAGAGCTTCGTGAAGCCGGACATGCTCGGAGAGAGGATTGGAAGCGAGGTAGTTACGGTAATAGACGACCCGACGATACCGAACAGCTGGGGCTTCTACCTCTACGACGACGAGGGCGTTAAAGCTCGCCCGAGGTATCTTATAAGGGACGGAATCATCACGGAGTTCCTTACCAACAGGGAATACGCCTACAAGCTCGGCCAGCACTCAAACGCCGCCGCGAGGGCAATCAACTACAACCGCGAGCCAATTGTGAGAATGGCCAACACCTACTTAGCTCCGGGCGATTACAGCTTCGAGGAGCTGATTGAAGATATCAAGCTCGGCGTCTACATGGTGTCCTTCAACGAGTGGAACATCGACGACAGGAGGTACCAGCAGAGGTACATCGGCAGGGAAGCCTACCTAATCGAGAACGGAGAAATAAAGCACCCTGTGAAGAGGCCCATCCTTGAGATAACGACGAGAGCTCTCTGGAGTAGCGTTGACGCCGTCGGTAAGGACGTTGAGTTCTATCCCGGAACCTGTGGCAAGGGCGAACCCGGGCAGGGAGTCCCGGTCTGGATGGGTGGAGCCCATGCGAGGCTTCGTGACATACCCCTGAGGTACTGAGGTGAGAAAGATGTTCGAGCTTAACGAGTTCATACTCAAAAGGGCCGAGGAGCTCGGCTTTGGTGACGTCGTTGTTCTGGGCTATGAAACGAACAGGAGGCAGGTTCGCTTTGCCAACAACGAGATAACCGTGGCAAAACACTGGCACGAGAGAAAGGTTGAGCTCTTCGTCGAGAAGGACAAAAGAATAGCCAACACAACCATAACGGAGCTGAGCAGGGAGAACATCGAGCGGGTTCTGAAGACCCTCAAGAAGAACATTGAGGGCCTTTCGCCAAAGGAGGACTACTACGGGATAGCTGAAGGTCCATTCAAATATAAGGACATCCCCGAGACCTTTGACAAGGCAATAGTAGAACTCGACGAGCCGAACGAGTACGTGGAGATTGCCATAAACACCGCCCTGAGCGAAGGGGCCAAGCGCGTTGCCGGCGTTCTCTACACCGACCACGACAGGATTTACCTCACAACCAGCAACGGTGTGGAGGCCTTTGATGAGGGGACTGGGATAGAGATAAGCGTTAGGGCCTTCGTTGGAGACCTCGAAAGCGGACACGGGACGTGCTCGGCGCGCGTTTTGAAGAAGTTTGACCCGGAACTGGCCGGAAGGAAGGCTGGTGAGATAGCCCACATGGCCAGAAACCCGGAGCAGGGGCCCGAGGGACGCTTTGACGTAATCTTCGACCCGTTAGCGTTCGCCAACCTGCTCAGTTATATGGGGTTCATGCTCTCGGCATACGCCGCGGAGGCTGGATTCTCGTTCCTTGCCGGAAAGCTCGGAGAAAAGGTCGCCAGCGAACCCGTGACCATAAAGGACGTTGGAAACCTGCCCAACGGCTATGGAACCAGAAAGTTCGACGATGAGGGCGTTCCAACGAGGGAAACCACTGTCATAGAGAACGGAACCTTCAGGACGTTTCTCCTCAACACGAGCCTGGCGAGAAAATACAAAACCGAAACAACGGCCAACGCGGGTCTAATAATGCCCCGCCCGTGGAACATCGTCCTTGAGCCCGGGGATTACTCCAAGGCCGAACTTTTCAGCGAGGTTAAGCGCGGAATCTACATCACCAACGTCTGGTACACCCGCTTCCAGAACTACGTCACCGGGGACTTCTCGACCATCCCAAGGGACGGAATCTTCCTCATCGAGAACGGCGAGTTCAAGCCAATAAGGAACATCCGCGTGAGCGACAACCTCCAGAGGATTCTGAGCAACGTCATTGCGATAGGCAACGAGCCGTTCCAGGTGCACTGGTGGGAGGTTTCAAGGCCCGTGATAACGCCCTACGTTCTGGTAAAGGACGTCGGGATAACAAGGGCCACGAAGTGATTCTCTCATTTTTATTACCCCCGTCTACGGCCATTTCCGTCGTGGCAAAGCTTTTATAGTTTAGTACCATACCCCCTTTGAGGGTAGTCCAATGCTGTTCAGTGTCGAACCAAAAACTTCAATAAAGGACGTGTTTGGGAGAAAGGCAGAGTTTCTTGAATTCGTGGAGAAGCTTGAAAATGGAAGGAGATTGTTCGTTATAACCGGCCCAAGGAGGATAGGAAAGACAACCTTTCTCTATGCAACGCTCAACGAGCTCTACCGCATGAGAAAAGTCCCGTACATCATAGTGGACGCACGAAAAGCCGCTTCGATGAACATGTACAATCCAGCGAAAGTTATCGCGAGGGACCTTGAACTCCTGAGCGGGGGCAGGTTCTCCAAGATGACCTCACGTATTGAGAGTATAAGCGTTAGGGGCTACGGGATAAGGCTCAGGTCAAAACCGAGCGAGCTAACCGAGGCACTCGAAGAGATAAACGAAAGATACGAACTCGCTGTGATTGCGTTCGACGAGGCCCAGTATCTGCGTTTTTCCAGGAGTGATTTTACCCTCCTCCTCTCATGGGTGTACGATGCCCTTCAGAACGTGGCGGTCGTGCTGACGGGCTCTCAAGTTGGCCTTCTTGAGAAGTTCCTCCGCTTTGGGGACTACGGTGCTCCACTGTACGGCAGGTATCACGTTCGGATAAAGCTTCCCCGCTTTAACCCTTCGGAGAGCCTTGAGTTCCTCGAAAGGGGTTTTGAGGAGTACGGCATGGATGTTCCATCGAAGGAACTCCTCTCTGCTGTCAAGACCCTCGACGGCGTTCCCGGATGGCTTACTCACTACGGTGCCTACAGGGTGGACGGCAGTTCCCACTGGGATGCAATAGAGGCAGTTTTGGAAGAAGCCAAAGGTTACATCGAGGCTGAGTTCAAGGAACTCGATGAGCTGAGCCCGAGGTATCGGGCCATAATGGAGATTGTGGCGACGATAACCCGGTCACAGCCAACCGCCCGGAGAAAGGACATTCTAAACGCTCTCTCCCTGAGAGAAGGCCGGAGAATAGACAACAAGGACATGCGAAGATACCTGAGAAACCTCGTGGACTACGGCTTCCTGGAGCATACTGGCTACGGGGAGTACTACATACCAGACCCAGTAGTTAAGAGGGTCTTTCAGCGCTAACCTAACTGGAGATGCTCAATTTTACCCTGAAGAAACCTAAAGAACGCTCCTATAGTGAGGAAAAACAATGCAAACAGTAGCCTCGCCTCTGAAAGCCCGAGAAAGTCCGTTGCAAAGCCGTAGATTGTGTAAAAGACTGACGTAACGAGGGCCATCACCATGTTCCTGAGAGATATGACCGTCGCCCTCTTCTCGCTTGAAATCCGCCTCTGGAACTCCACGGAGAAGTTGAAGGTAAAGGCAGAGGCAAAAAGCGTCGCCACAACTCCCAGGGCGACTATAAGAAGGGGGTTTGGAAACAGGACGGATAGCACGGTCGCGAGTGGGATTCCGATTGAGGCCATC is part of the Thermococcus sp. genome and harbors:
- a CDS encoding TldD/PmbA family protein, with amino-acid sequence MFELNEFILKRAEELGFGDVVVLGYETNRRQVRFANNEITVAKHWHERKVELFVEKDKRIANTTITELSRENIERVLKTLKKNIEGLSPKEDYYGIAEGPFKYKDIPETFDKAIVELDEPNEYVEIAINTALSEGAKRVAGVLYTDHDRIYLTTSNGVEAFDEGTGIEISVRAFVGDLESGHGTCSARVLKKFDPELAGRKAGEIAHMARNPEQGPEGRFDVIFDPLAFANLLSYMGFMLSAYAAEAGFSFLAGKLGEKVASEPVTIKDVGNLPNGYGTRKFDDEGVPTRETTVIENGTFRTFLLNTSLARKYKTETTANAGLIMPRPWNIVLEPGDYSKAELFSEVKRGIYITNVWYTRFQNYVTGDFSTIPRDGIFLIENGEFKPIRNIRVSDNLQRILSNVIAIGNEPFQVHWWEVSRPVITPYVLVKDVGITRATK
- a CDS encoding ATP-binding protein encodes the protein MLFSVEPKTSIKDVFGRKAEFLEFVEKLENGRRLFVITGPRRIGKTTFLYATLNELYRMRKVPYIIVDARKAASMNMYNPAKVIARDLELLSGGRFSKMTSRIESISVRGYGIRLRSKPSELTEALEEINERYELAVIAFDEAQYLRFSRSDFTLLLSWVYDALQNVAVVLTGSQVGLLEKFLRFGDYGAPLYGRYHVRIKLPRFNPSESLEFLERGFEEYGMDVPSKELLSAVKTLDGVPGWLTHYGAYRVDGSSHWDAIEAVLEEAKGYIEAEFKELDELSPRYRAIMEIVATITRSQPTARRKDILNALSLREGRRIDNKDMRRYLRNLVDYGFLEHTGYGEYYIPDPVVKRVFQR